From Cellulomonas oligotrophica, a single genomic window includes:
- a CDS encoding extracellular solute-binding protein, with product MDMRKTLALTSALALAAGLTACAADSSGGDADGDVTMTFWHNSTTGEGKAYWEETVAAFEEANPGVTIEIQAVQNEEMDGKLQTALNSGDAPDIFMARGGGKLADVVSAGQVMDLTDSIDDATRTAVGDAGFSAFTIEDKVYGMPTAILPGGIYYSGDQFAEAGIDAAPTTMAELDDAVEALKGIGTQPIALGAKDAWPAAHWYYFFALRECSQEVMAEAADTRMFDDECWTRAGEDLQAFAETEPFNEGFLTTSAQQGAGSSAGLLANGQAAMELMGAWQPGVVASLTPDEQPLADLEWFPFPAVEGGEGDPSAMMGGVDGFSCWAQAPKEECTAFLNFFMQKEHQEGYANAFHTLPASQEAQGVVTEPALQQVLEAYNEAAYVSVWLDTLFGQNIGNALNVGVVDMLAGQGSPEAIVEAVNAAAAKG from the coding sequence GCGCTCGCCGCGGGCCTGACCGCCTGCGCGGCGGACAGCTCGGGCGGCGACGCCGACGGCGACGTGACGATGACCTTCTGGCACAACTCGACCACCGGCGAGGGCAAGGCGTACTGGGAGGAGACGGTCGCCGCCTTCGAGGAGGCCAACCCCGGTGTGACCATCGAGATCCAGGCCGTCCAGAACGAGGAGATGGACGGCAAGCTCCAGACCGCGCTGAACTCCGGCGACGCCCCCGACATCTTCATGGCGCGCGGCGGCGGCAAGCTCGCCGACGTCGTCTCGGCGGGCCAGGTCATGGACCTCACCGACTCGATCGACGACGCCACCCGCACCGCGGTGGGCGACGCCGGCTTCTCGGCGTTCACGATCGAGGACAAGGTCTACGGCATGCCCACGGCGATCCTGCCCGGCGGCATCTACTACAGCGGCGACCAGTTCGCCGAGGCCGGCATCGACGCCGCACCGACCACGATGGCCGAGCTCGACGACGCGGTCGAGGCGCTCAAGGGCATCGGCACGCAGCCCATCGCCCTCGGCGCCAAGGACGCGTGGCCGGCCGCGCACTGGTACTACTTCTTCGCGCTGCGCGAGTGCTCGCAGGAGGTCATGGCCGAGGCGGCCGACACCCGGATGTTCGACGACGAGTGCTGGACCCGCGCCGGCGAGGACCTGCAGGCGTTCGCCGAGACCGAGCCGTTCAACGAGGGCTTCCTCACCACGTCCGCCCAGCAGGGCGCCGGCTCGTCGGCCGGTCTGCTGGCCAACGGCCAGGCCGCCATGGAGCTGATGGGCGCCTGGCAGCCCGGTGTGGTCGCGTCGCTGACGCCCGACGAGCAGCCGCTCGCGGACCTCGAGTGGTTCCCCTTCCCGGCCGTCGAGGGTGGCGAGGGTGACCCCAGCGCCATGATGGGCGGCGTCGACGGGTTCTCCTGCTGGGCCCAGGCCCCCAAGGAGGAGTGCACCGCGTTCCTCAACTTCTTCATGCAGAAGGAGCACCAGGAGGGCTACGCCAACGCGTTCCACACGCTGCCCGCGAGCCAGGAGGCCCAGGGCGTCGTCACCGAGCCGGCGCTGCAGCAGGTCCTCGAGGCCTACAACGAGGCCGCGTACGTCTCCGTCTGGCTCGACACGCTGTTCGGCCAGAACATCGGCAACGCGCTGAACGTCGGCGTCGTCGACATGCTCGCCGGCCAGGGCTCGCCCGAGGCCATCGTCGAGGCCGTCAACGCCGCGGCAGCGAAGGGCTGA
- a CDS encoding DUF5692 family protein, with translation MFLFESITPLQALMFVVVLAALIGLNEISRRGKVAGLALFVALPLVLTVLVWPHTAGEGSSTGSWFHWVKVYSALAGCIGFMLIRYVPRLAAHRWMLLFPPAILALNIAEAVVRDFQVAGMDAGVVDGVTMVPGPWNVMNGVAGILNIVTICGWVGIYVSRDRTKDMIWPDMLWFWIVAYDLWNFAYVYNCVGDHAFYAGAALLLSCTIPAFWLRRGAWLQHRAHTLAFWMMFTMAFPAFVSDSPFAVQSSHSPAALMTASALSLAANVAVVVYQVHRLRTRRLHPLRDELWTDLPAYRRVVERIPGHRADVEGTTPGRPAPALQG, from the coding sequence ATGTTCCTGTTCGAGAGCATCACGCCGCTGCAGGCGCTGATGTTCGTCGTCGTCCTCGCCGCGCTCATCGGGCTCAACGAGATCTCGCGCCGCGGCAAGGTCGCCGGGCTCGCGCTGTTCGTCGCCCTGCCCCTCGTCCTGACCGTCCTCGTCTGGCCGCACACCGCCGGCGAGGGGTCGTCGACGGGCTCGTGGTTCCACTGGGTCAAGGTCTACTCGGCGCTCGCCGGGTGCATCGGCTTCATGCTCATCCGGTACGTGCCCCGCCTGGCGGCGCACCGCTGGATGCTGCTGTTCCCGCCGGCGATCCTCGCGCTGAACATCGCCGAGGCCGTGGTCCGCGACTTCCAGGTCGCCGGCATGGACGCCGGGGTCGTCGACGGCGTGACGATGGTGCCCGGCCCGTGGAACGTCATGAACGGCGTCGCGGGGATCCTCAACATCGTCACGATCTGCGGCTGGGTCGGCATCTACGTCAGCCGCGACCGGACCAAGGACATGATCTGGCCGGACATGCTCTGGTTCTGGATCGTCGCGTACGACCTGTGGAACTTCGCCTACGTGTACAACTGCGTCGGCGACCACGCCTTCTACGCCGGTGCGGCGCTGCTGCTGTCCTGCACCATCCCCGCGTTCTGGCTGCGCCGCGGCGCGTGGCTGCAGCACCGTGCGCACACCCTGGCGTTCTGGATGATGTTCACGATGGCGTTCCCGGCGTTCGTGTCGGACTCGCCGTTCGCGGTGCAGTCCTCGCACTCCCCCGCGGCGCTGATGACCGCGTCGGCGCTGTCGCTCGCGGCCAACGTCGCGGTCGTCGTCTACCAGGTGCACCGCCTGCGCACCCGCCGCCTGCACCCGCTGCGCGACGAGCTGTGGACCGACCTGCCGGCGTACCGCCGGGTCGTCGAGCGCATCCCCGGCCACCGGGCCGACGTCGAGGGCACCACCCCCGGCCGGCCCGCGCCCGCGCTGCAGGGCTGA
- a CDS encoding carbohydrate ABC transporter permease encodes MAATTLDTRARARARRGANAGTRRSNALVYVVAVLLVSAILAPVVYIVLGGFRTNSQITTDPSGLPGPWQVGNYLDVLGGSLFWQQAGNSTVAAVATTLGVVSLGLMASYVLARYRFRGRGAMYAVFAAGLMFPMTVAITPLYILVRSLGLMGSLGGIILPQIAFALPTTIIILVPFLRAIPDEIEEAAALDGCGKLGFFFRMVVRLAVPGVVTVGILAFVASWNSYLLPLFILSNEASYTLPLGVQAFASQYSVDTARVLAFTSLSMLPALVFFSLFERRIVGGLTGAVKG; translated from the coding sequence ATGGCCGCCACCACGCTCGACACCCGCGCGCGTGCGCGAGCCCGCCGCGGTGCGAACGCCGGCACCCGCCGCTCCAACGCGCTCGTCTACGTCGTCGCCGTCCTGCTGGTCTCCGCGATCCTCGCCCCGGTCGTCTACATCGTCCTCGGCGGGTTCCGGACCAACTCCCAGATCACGACCGACCCGTCGGGCCTGCCGGGCCCGTGGCAGGTCGGCAACTACCTGGACGTGCTCGGCGGCAGCCTCTTCTGGCAGCAGGCGGGCAACTCCACGGTCGCGGCCGTCGCCACCACGCTGGGCGTGGTCTCGCTGGGGCTCATGGCCAGCTACGTGCTCGCCCGGTACCGGTTCCGGGGCCGCGGCGCGATGTACGCGGTGTTCGCCGCGGGCCTGATGTTCCCGATGACGGTCGCGATCACACCGCTGTACATCCTCGTGCGCAGCCTGGGGCTCATGGGCTCCCTCGGCGGGATCATCCTCCCGCAGATCGCGTTCGCGCTGCCGACGACCATCATCATCCTGGTGCCGTTCCTGCGGGCCATCCCCGACGAGATCGAGGAGGCCGCCGCGCTCGACGGCTGCGGCAAGCTCGGCTTCTTCTTCCGCATGGTCGTGCGCCTCGCGGTGCCGGGCGTCGTCACCGTCGGGATCCTCGCCTTCGTGGCGAGCTGGAACAGCTACCTGCTGCCGCTGTTCATCCTCAGCAACGAGGCGTCGTACACGCTGCCGCTCGGGGTGCAGGCGTTCGCGTCGCAGTACTCCGTCGACACCGCGCGGGTGCTCGCGTTCACGTCGCTGTCGATGCTGCCGGCCCTGGTGTTCTTCAGCCTCTTCGAGCGGCGCATCGTCGGTGGGCTCACCGGTGCCGTGAAGGGCTGA
- a CDS encoding carbohydrate ABC transporter permease, with translation MASISEDAHRAHRSPVDQAGGVAPVAAPPAGPPARRRTSGVGWRTRAEIALLAGPALGVFLAFVIFPVVMAAYYGFFSWQGYGPPTEFVGLRNYVTILTDPTFHDALRHNAFIVVMSLVLQGPVAVLLALLLNRPLRGRSVIRVLIFVPYVISEVVVGTGWSLMLATNGALNDLLAKVGLDGLAQEWLSDPDVAIWTLMGIITWKYVGFAVILFLAGLQGIPEELSEAASIDGASYWQVQRRITLPLLGPTVRIWAFLSIIGSLQLFDLVYIIWGQYVASTAGTSTMATYMVVNGRNAGSYGYGNAVAVVLFVISLVIALLYQRFVLRRDTDGAITGGKR, from the coding sequence ATGGCATCCATCAGCGAGGACGCGCACCGCGCGCACCGCTCGCCCGTGGACCAGGCCGGGGGGGTCGCGCCCGTCGCGGCGCCCCCGGCCGGGCCGCCGGCCCGACGCCGCACCTCGGGCGTCGGGTGGCGGACGCGGGCCGAGATCGCCCTGCTCGCCGGGCCGGCGCTGGGCGTCTTCCTGGCGTTCGTGATCTTCCCGGTCGTCATGGCCGCGTACTACGGCTTCTTCAGCTGGCAGGGCTACGGCCCGCCGACGGAGTTCGTGGGCCTGCGCAACTACGTGACGATCCTCACCGACCCCACGTTCCACGACGCCCTGCGGCACAACGCGTTCATCGTCGTGATGTCGCTGGTCCTGCAGGGCCCCGTCGCGGTGCTGCTCGCGCTGCTGCTCAACCGGCCGCTGCGCGGACGCTCGGTCATCCGGGTGCTCATCTTCGTGCCGTACGTGATCTCCGAGGTCGTGGTCGGCACGGGGTGGAGCCTGATGCTCGCCACCAACGGCGCGCTCAACGACCTGCTCGCGAAGGTCGGCCTCGACGGTCTGGCCCAGGAGTGGCTGTCCGACCCGGACGTGGCGATCTGGACCCTCATGGGGATCATCACCTGGAAGTACGTCGGGTTCGCCGTGATCCTCTTCCTCGCCGGCCTCCAGGGCATCCCGGAGGAGCTGTCGGAGGCCGCGTCCATCGACGGCGCGTCGTACTGGCAGGTGCAGCGGCGGATCACCCTGCCGCTGCTCGGCCCGACGGTCCGCATCTGGGCGTTCCTGTCGATCATCGGCTCGCTCCAGCTCTTCGACCTCGTCTACATCATCTGGGGCCAGTACGTGGCCTCGACCGCCGGCACCTCGACGATGGCGACGTACATGGTCGTCAACGGGCGCAACGCGGGCAGCTACGGGTACGGCAACGCCGTCGCGGTCGTGCTGTTCGTCATCTCGCTCGTCATCGCGCTGCTCTACCAGCGGTTCGTCCTGCGTCGTGACACCGACGGCGCGATCACCGGAGGGAAGCGCTGA
- the ilvD gene encoding dihydroxy-acid dehydratase produces the protein MSRPLRSRTSTHGRNMAGARALWRATGTQAGDFGKPIVAIANSYTQFVPGHVHLKDMGDLVASAVREAGGVPKEFNTIAVDDGIAMGHAGMLYSLPSRDLIADSVEYMVNAHTADALVCISNCDKITPGMLNAALRLNIPVVFVSGGPMEAGKAVVANGVARTPLNLINAINYSADDAVDDEALAQVEENACPTCGSCSGMFTANSMNCLTEALGLSLPGNGSTLATHAARRELFLEAGRTVVELAHRYYDDEDDTAAPRGIATRAAFSNAMALDVAMGGSTNTVLHVLAAAQEAEVDFTLADIDEISRRVPCLAKVAPNHPDFHMEDVHRAGGIPALLGELDRGGLLDHDVTSVHTPTLRAWLDDWDVRGGRATERATALFHAAPGGVRTTQAFSTQNVWDSLDTDAAQGCIRDVAHAYTVEGGLAVLRGNLAEDGAIIKTAGIDPDVFHFVGRALVCESQDEAVEKILSKQVEPGHVVVVRYEGPSGGPGMQEMLYPTSFIKGRGLGKVCALITDGRFSGGSSGISVGHVSPEAAAGGTIGLVEDGDEIEIDVETRLIRVNVPDEVLAERRAKMEARENPWQPVARDRYVSPALQAYAAMATSADRGAVRDVSRLRRG, from the coding sequence ATGAGCCGTCCGCTGCGCTCACGGACCTCGACCCACGGCCGCAACATGGCCGGCGCCCGCGCGCTGTGGCGCGCCACGGGCACGCAGGCCGGGGACTTCGGCAAGCCGATCGTCGCCATCGCCAACTCGTACACGCAGTTCGTGCCGGGGCACGTGCACCTCAAGGACATGGGCGACCTCGTGGCGTCGGCCGTGCGCGAGGCCGGCGGCGTGCCCAAGGAGTTCAACACGATCGCCGTCGACGACGGCATCGCGATGGGCCACGCGGGGATGCTCTACTCGCTGCCGAGCCGCGACCTCATCGCCGACTCGGTCGAGTACATGGTGAACGCGCACACCGCGGACGCGCTCGTCTGCATCTCCAACTGCGACAAGATCACGCCGGGCATGCTCAACGCGGCGCTGCGGCTGAACATCCCCGTCGTGTTCGTCTCCGGCGGGCCGATGGAGGCCGGCAAGGCCGTCGTCGCGAACGGCGTGGCGCGCACGCCGCTCAACCTCATCAACGCGATCAACTACTCCGCGGACGACGCCGTCGACGACGAGGCGCTGGCCCAGGTCGAGGAGAACGCCTGCCCCACCTGCGGCTCGTGCTCGGGCATGTTCACCGCCAACTCGATGAACTGCCTGACCGAGGCGCTCGGCCTGTCGCTGCCCGGCAACGGCTCGACGCTGGCCACGCACGCCGCGCGCCGCGAGCTGTTCCTCGAGGCCGGCCGCACGGTCGTCGAGCTCGCGCACCGCTACTACGACGACGAGGACGACACCGCGGCCCCCCGCGGCATCGCCACGCGTGCCGCGTTCAGCAACGCCATGGCGCTCGACGTCGCCATGGGCGGGTCGACCAACACGGTGCTGCACGTGCTGGCCGCCGCGCAGGAGGCCGAGGTCGACTTCACGCTCGCCGACATCGACGAGATCAGCCGCCGCGTGCCGTGCCTGGCCAAGGTCGCCCCGAACCACCCCGACTTCCACATGGAGGACGTGCACCGCGCCGGCGGCATCCCCGCGCTGCTCGGCGAGCTCGACCGCGGCGGTCTGCTCGACCACGACGTGACGAGCGTGCACACCCCGACGCTGCGTGCGTGGCTCGACGACTGGGACGTGCGCGGCGGCCGGGCCACCGAGCGTGCCACCGCCCTGTTCCACGCGGCCCCCGGCGGCGTGCGCACCACGCAGGCGTTCTCGACGCAGAACGTGTGGGACTCCCTCGACACGGACGCCGCCCAGGGCTGCATCCGCGACGTCGCCCACGCCTACACCGTCGAGGGCGGCCTGGCCGTGCTGCGCGGCAACCTCGCCGAGGACGGCGCGATCATCAAGACCGCCGGCATCGACCCCGACGTGTTCCACTTCGTCGGCCGGGCCCTGGTCTGCGAGTCCCAGGACGAGGCCGTCGAGAAGATCCTCAGCAAGCAGGTCGAGCCCGGCCACGTCGTGGTCGTCCGCTACGAGGGCCCCTCGGGCGGCCCCGGCATGCAGGAGATGCTCTACCCGACGTCGTTCATCAAGGGCCGCGGCCTGGGCAAGGTCTGCGCGCTCATCACCGACGGCCGGTTCTCCGGCGGGTCCAGCGGCATCTCGGTGGGCCACGTCAGCCCCGAGGCCGCCGCCGGCGGCACGATCGGCCTGGTCGAGGACGGCGACGAGATCGAGATCGACGTCGAGACCCGGCTCATCCGCGTCAACGTCCCCGACGAGGTGCTCGCCGAGCGGCGCGCCAAGATGGAGGCGCGCGAGAACCCCTGGCAGCCCGTCGCCCGCGACCGCTACGTCTCCCCGGCCCTGCAGGCGTACGCCGCCATGGCGACGTCCGCCGACCGCGGCGCCGTCCGCGACGTCAGCCGTCTGCGGCGCGGCTGA
- the ilvD gene encoding dihydroxy-acid dehydratase: MTSTQEPAPGVDIKPRSRQVTDGLEATAARGMLRAVGLGDEDFAKPQIGVASSWNEITPCNLSLDRLAKAVKGGVHAGGGYPLEFGTISVSDGISMGHEGMHYSLVSRDIIADSVETVMMAERLDGSVLLAGCDKSLPGMLMAAARLDLASVFLYAGSIMPGWVKLSDGTEKDVTIIDAFEAVGACARGLMSREDVDRIERAICPGEGACGGMYTANTMASVAEAMGMSLPGSAAPPSADRRRDQFAHRSGEAVVELLRRGITARQIMTKEAFENAIAVVMAFGGSTNAVLHLLAIAHEAEVDLTLDDFSRVAARVPHLGDLKPFGRYVMNDVDRVGGVPVVMKALLDAGLLHGDCLTVTGRTVAENLAEIAPPDPDGKILRALDDPIHRTGGITILSGSLAPEGAVVKSAGFDSDVFEGTARVFERERAALDALEDGTIRAGDVVVIRYEGPKGGPGMREMLAITGAIKGAGLGKDVLLVTDGRFSGGTTGLCVGHIAPEAVDAGPIAFVRDGDRVRLDVAHARLDLLVDDDELVARREGWAPLAPRYTRGVLGKYQKLVQSASKGAVLG, encoded by the coding sequence ATGACGAGCACGCAGGAGCCGGCGCCGGGCGTCGACATCAAGCCGCGGTCGCGGCAGGTCACCGACGGGCTGGAGGCGACGGCGGCGCGCGGCATGCTGCGCGCGGTCGGCCTCGGGGACGAGGACTTCGCGAAGCCGCAGATCGGCGTCGCGAGCTCGTGGAACGAGATCACGCCGTGCAACCTCTCGCTCGACCGGCTGGCCAAGGCGGTCAAGGGCGGGGTGCACGCCGGCGGCGGGTACCCGTTGGAGTTCGGCACGATCTCGGTGTCCGACGGCATCTCGATGGGCCACGAGGGCATGCACTACTCGCTGGTCAGCCGCGACATCATCGCCGACTCCGTCGAGACGGTCATGATGGCCGAGCGGCTCGACGGGTCGGTGCTGCTGGCCGGGTGCGACAAGTCGCTGCCGGGCATGCTCATGGCCGCCGCGCGCCTGGACCTGGCCAGCGTCTTCCTCTACGCGGGCTCGATCATGCCGGGCTGGGTGAAGCTGTCCGACGGCACCGAGAAGGACGTGACGATCATCGACGCGTTCGAGGCCGTCGGCGCGTGCGCGCGCGGGCTGATGAGCCGCGAGGACGTCGACCGCATCGAGCGGGCGATCTGCCCCGGCGAGGGTGCGTGCGGGGGCATGTACACGGCCAACACGATGGCGTCGGTGGCCGAGGCCATGGGCATGTCGCTGCCCGGGTCGGCGGCCCCGCCGTCGGCCGACCGGCGCCGCGACCAGTTCGCGCACCGGTCGGGCGAGGCCGTGGTCGAGCTGCTGCGCCGCGGGATCACCGCGCGGCAGATCATGACCAAGGAGGCGTTCGAGAACGCCATCGCCGTGGTCATGGCGTTCGGCGGGTCGACGAACGCGGTGCTGCACCTGCTCGCGATCGCGCACGAGGCCGAGGTCGACCTCACCCTCGACGACTTCAGCCGGGTCGCGGCCCGCGTGCCGCACCTGGGCGACCTCAAGCCGTTCGGCCGGTACGTGATGAACGACGTCGACCGGGTCGGCGGCGTGCCCGTGGTCATGAAGGCCCTGCTCGACGCAGGTCTCCTGCACGGCGACTGCCTGACCGTGACCGGCCGCACGGTGGCGGAGAACCTCGCGGAGATCGCCCCGCCCGACCCGGACGGCAAGATCCTGCGGGCGCTGGACGACCCGATCCACCGCACCGGCGGCATCACGATCCTGTCCGGCTCGCTGGCGCCCGAGGGCGCGGTGGTGAAGTCCGCGGGCTTCGACTCCGACGTCTTCGAGGGCACCGCCCGGGTGTTCGAGCGGGAGCGCGCGGCGCTGGACGCGCTGGAGGACGGCACGATCCGCGCCGGCGACGTCGTCGTCATCCGGTACGAGGGCCCCAAGGGCGGGCCGGGCATGCGCGAGATGCTCGCGATCACCGGTGCCATCAAGGGCGCGGGGCTGGGCAAGGACGTGCTGCTCGTCACCGACGGCCGGTTCTCGGGCGGCACGACGGGCCTGTGCGTGGGGCACATCGCGCCGGAGGCCGTCGACGCCGGTCCCATCGCCTTCGTCCGGGACGGCGACCGGGTCCGGCTCGACGTCGCGCACGCCCGGCTCGACCTGCTCGTCGACGACGACGAGCTCGTCGCCCGCCGGGAGGGCTGGGCGCCGCTGGCGCCGCGCTACACCCGCGGCGTGCTGGGCAAGTACCAGAAGCTCGTGCAGTCCGCGTCGAAGGGTGCGGTGCTGGGCTGA
- a CDS encoding beta-xylosidase/alpha-l-arabinosidase has translation MTDLQQAAPVRPAVPPRADGAARARALLAQMTLEEKLAQIVGFWEKEDGEAVAPLQGEFTVARGYADVTRHGLGHLTRVYGTRPVDPVERARWLWDEQRRLVRETRLGIPALVHEECLTGLAAWTAATFPTPLAWGAAWDPALVEEMAALVGQSMRTLGVHQGLAPVLDVIRDPRWGRVDECIAEDPYLIGTLGTAYVRGLQGAGVHATLKHFVGYSASQAGRNFAPVHAGPREVEDVLLVPFEMAVLDGGVRSVMHSYAEIDGVPVAADPALLTGVLRERWGFDGTVVADYFGVAFLHLLHRVAADLGDAAGQALAAGVDVELPTGDAYLDPLADAVRAGRVDEALVDRAVLRALEQKAELGLLDATFEDEPPTDVDLDSPAHRRVAARLAEQSVVLLGNDGTLPLAAPARVAVLGPNADRSAALFGCYSFVNHVLAHHPEVDQRLEAPTVRAALAAELPDAVVTYAPGCAVDDADTSGVDEAVALAAAADVAVVVVGDQAGLFGRGTVGEGCDRDDLELPGVQRALVEAVVATGTPVVLVLLTGRPYAIGWALDACAAVVQAFFPGEEGGRAVAGVLSGRVNPSGRLPVSLPRSAGAQPFSYLHPLLGGDGDVTNLASTPVLPFGHGLSYTSFTRTGLTVDPGPRTDGTVTARVRVTNTGSRAGADVVQLYAHDVLASVTRPVAQLVGYHRVELAPGESVEVELVVPTVRLAFTDRSGRRVVEPGDVDLWVGPSCAVRETTCRTTLTGDVHVVTTADPRTTAVHVR, from the coding sequence GTGACCGACCTCCAGCAGGCCGCCCCCGTGCGGCCCGCCGTACCCCCCCGGGCGGACGGCGCCGCACGCGCCCGTGCGCTCCTGGCGCAGATGACGCTCGAGGAGAAGCTCGCCCAGATCGTCGGCTTCTGGGAGAAGGAGGACGGCGAGGCCGTCGCCCCGCTGCAGGGCGAGTTCACCGTCGCCCGTGGCTACGCCGACGTGACCCGCCACGGCCTCGGGCACCTGACCCGGGTCTACGGCACCCGGCCCGTCGACCCCGTCGAGCGGGCCCGCTGGCTGTGGGACGAGCAGCGCCGGCTGGTGCGCGAGACGCGGCTGGGGATCCCCGCGCTCGTGCACGAGGAGTGCCTCACGGGGCTCGCGGCGTGGACGGCCGCGACCTTCCCGACGCCGCTGGCCTGGGGTGCGGCGTGGGACCCGGCGCTGGTGGAGGAGATGGCGGCGCTGGTCGGGCAGTCCATGCGCACGCTCGGCGTGCACCAGGGGCTCGCCCCCGTCCTCGACGTGATCCGCGACCCCCGCTGGGGGCGGGTCGACGAGTGCATCGCCGAGGACCCGTACCTCATCGGCACGCTCGGCACCGCGTACGTGCGCGGGCTGCAGGGAGCGGGCGTCCACGCCACCCTCAAGCACTTCGTCGGCTACTCCGCCTCGCAGGCCGGTCGCAACTTCGCGCCCGTGCACGCCGGGCCGCGCGAGGTCGAGGACGTGCTGCTCGTCCCGTTCGAGATGGCCGTGCTCGACGGAGGCGTCCGGTCGGTCATGCACTCGTACGCCGAGATCGACGGCGTGCCCGTCGCGGCCGACCCGGCCCTGCTCACGGGTGTGCTGCGCGAGCGGTGGGGCTTCGACGGCACGGTCGTCGCCGACTACTTCGGCGTCGCGTTCCTGCACCTGCTGCACCGGGTCGCCGCCGACCTCGGCGACGCCGCCGGGCAGGCGCTCGCGGCCGGGGTCGACGTGGAGCTGCCGACGGGCGACGCGTACCTCGACCCGCTGGCCGACGCGGTCCGCGCGGGCCGGGTGGACGAGGCGCTCGTCGACCGGGCGGTGCTGCGCGCCCTGGAGCAGAAGGCGGAGCTGGGCCTGCTGGACGCGACGTTCGAGGACGAGCCCCCGACGGACGTCGACCTCGACAGCCCCGCGCACCGGCGGGTCGCCGCCCGCCTGGCCGAGCAGTCGGTGGTGCTGCTGGGCAACGACGGGACGCTGCCGCTGGCCGCACCGGCCCGGGTGGCGGTGCTCGGGCCGAACGCCGACCGCTCCGCCGCCCTGTTCGGCTGCTACTCCTTCGTCAACCACGTGCTCGCCCACCACCCCGAGGTCGACCAGCGTCTCGAGGCCCCCACGGTGCGCGCGGCCCTGGCCGCCGAGCTGCCCGACGCCGTCGTCACGTACGCGCCCGGGTGCGCGGTCGACGACGCCGACACGTCGGGCGTCGACGAGGCCGTCGCGCTCGCCGCGGCCGCCGACGTCGCGGTCGTGGTGGTCGGCGACCAGGCCGGGCTGTTCGGCCGCGGGACCGTGGGGGAGGGCTGCGACCGGGACGACCTGGAGCTGCCGGGCGTGCAGCGCGCGCTCGTCGAGGCCGTCGTGGCCACCGGCACCCCGGTCGTGCTGGTGCTGCTCACGGGGCGGCCGTACGCGATCGGCTGGGCGCTGGACGCGTGCGCCGCGGTCGTGCAGGCGTTCTTCCCGGGCGAGGAGGGTGGCCGGGCGGTCGCCGGCGTGCTGTCCGGCCGTGTCAACCCGTCGGGCCGCCTGCCGGTGAGCCTGCCGCGCTCGGCGGGTGCCCAGCCGTTCTCCTACCTGCACCCGCTGCTCGGCGGCGACGGCGACGTGACGAACCTCGCGAGCACGCCGGTGCTGCCGTTCGGCCACGGGCTGTCGTACACGTCGTTCACGCGCACGGGCCTGACCGTGGACCCCGGGCCGCGCACGGACGGCACGGTCACGGCCCGCGTGCGCGTGACCAACACCGGGTCGCGGGCCGGCGCCGACGTCGTCCAGCTGTACGCGCACGACGTGCTGGCGTCGGTCACGCGCCCGGTCGCGCAGCTCGTCGGCTACCACCGCGTCGAGCTCGCGCCGGGGGAGTCCGTGGAGGTCGAGCTGGTCGTGCCGACGGTGCGGCTGGCGTTCACCGACAGGTCCGGGCGTCGCGTCGTCGAGCCGGGGGACGTCGACCTGTGGGTCGGCCCGTCGTGCGCGGTGCGGGAGACGACGTGCCGCACCACCCTGACGGGTGACGTGCACGTGGTGACCACGGCCGACCCGCGGACGACCGCGGTGCACGTGCGCTGA
- a CDS encoding TetR/AcrR family transcriptional regulator, with the protein MAETQRRVVKTPDARRDEIVRAARGLFAEQGVRATTFAHVADRVGVTRGLVYHYVGDMETLVEQVLDACIDDFVADLRAWDAARRPGDVDGAVVSAVALLRHHVPTRGGDAPHPARPAVPRLDDAALAVRFLDRAVEALVDTLETTTIPAYAARHTIEITHVRATFVVLVHGLIALVRSRPGTPDDVLVALVRQTLRLAPTDLPTPDPAAP; encoded by the coding sequence ATGGCCGAGACGCAGCGCAGGGTCGTCAAGACCCCCGACGCCCGACGCGACGAGATCGTCCGCGCCGCCCGCGGGCTGTTCGCCGAGCAGGGCGTGCGGGCCACCACGTTCGCGCACGTCGCCGACCGCGTCGGCGTCACCCGCGGCCTCGTCTACCACTACGTCGGCGACATGGAGACGCTCGTCGAGCAGGTCCTCGACGCGTGCATCGACGACTTCGTCGCCGACCTGCGCGCGTGGGACGCCGCTCGCCGCCCGGGCGACGTCGACGGCGCCGTGGTCAGCGCCGTCGCGCTGCTGCGCCACCACGTGCCGACCCGTGGTGGCGACGCGCCGCACCCCGCGCGACCCGCGGTGCCCCGGCTCGACGACGCCGCCCTCGCGGTGCGGTTCCTCGACCGTGCCGTCGAGGCCCTCGTCGACACCCTCGAGACCACGACGATCCCCGCGTACGCCGCCCGCCACACGATCGAGATCACGCACGTGCGCGCGACCTTCGTCGTCCTCGTGCACGGGCTCATCGCGCTCGTCCGCTCCCGGCCCGGCACGCCCGACGACGTGCTCGTCGCGCTCGTGCGGCAGACCCTGCGCCTGGCCCCGACCGACCTGCCCACCCCCGACCCCGCCGCACCGTAG